A stretch of Bradyrhizobium sp. AZCC 2262 DNA encodes these proteins:
- a CDS encoding DUF6894 family protein — protein MAVNKPVGSRTLGNALMPRYFFNVYHDRAELDEEGEELPDVQAAWREATVTAGQIIQDLDGRLKPGKDWRLEVTDEFANPLYVIHVSADRAK, from the coding sequence ATGGCGGTGAACAAGCCGGTGGGCAGCCGGACGCTAGGGAATGCCCTCATGCCGCGTTATTTTTTCAACGTCTACCACGACAGGGCCGAACTGGACGAGGAAGGGGAAGAACTGCCAGATGTGCAGGCCGCGTGGCGGGAAGCAACGGTAACCGCGGGGCAGATCATCCAGGACCTCGACGGCAGGCTGAAGCCTGGCAAGGACTGGCGGCTGGAGGTTACCGACGAATTCGCAAATCCGCTGTACGTCATTCACGTCAGCGCCGACCGAGCCAAGTGA
- a CDS encoding Crp/Fnr family transcriptional regulator, which yields MHVGRDASLTFVGNRHRSAPFRSSHLSRLIGGDASLDRDLVLAALLRRLDTVSGLNDADIAAMRTLPIVVRQWEAGRAIVSDGDRSTDCCLVIEGFCVRAKTTAGGRRQILSIHIAGEIPDLQNLHLHRMDHDLIAVVPSTLGFISHTSLRALTRAKPNIAEVLWRDTLIDAAIFREWIVNVGQRPAASRLAHIVVELRTRLAVVGRAAGDTLEMPLTQEQIGEALGVTSVHANRVIKQLRDENILDISKGRVTVLDEAKLAELAQFDDRYLHHDPSL from the coding sequence TTGCATGTCGGGAGAGATGCCTCCTTAACCTTTGTTGGGAACCGGCATCGGTCAGCGCCGTTTCGTTCAAGTCACTTAAGTCGTTTAATTGGAGGAGACGCGAGCTTGGACCGGGATTTGGTTTTGGCGGCCTTGTTGCGGCGGCTCGATACCGTCTCGGGATTGAATGACGCGGACATTGCTGCAATGCGGACGCTTCCGATCGTCGTTCGCCAGTGGGAAGCCGGACGAGCCATTGTATCTGATGGCGACCGTTCGACGGATTGTTGTCTTGTTATCGAAGGGTTTTGCGTCCGCGCCAAAACGACCGCCGGTGGCCGGCGGCAGATTCTCTCGATCCATATTGCCGGGGAAATTCCCGACCTCCAGAACCTGCATCTGCACAGGATGGATCACGATCTCATCGCGGTGGTCCCGTCAACGCTCGGCTTTATCAGCCACACTTCGTTGCGCGCTCTGACGCGGGCCAAACCGAACATCGCCGAAGTGCTGTGGCGCGACACGCTGATCGATGCCGCGATATTTCGGGAATGGATCGTCAACGTCGGTCAGCGGCCGGCCGCGAGCCGGCTTGCTCATATCGTTGTTGAACTGCGCACGCGCCTTGCCGTCGTGGGCCGAGCAGCCGGTGACACGTTAGAAATGCCGCTGACGCAGGAGCAGATTGGCGAGGCGCTGGGCGTCACGTCGGTACATGCGAACCGTGTCATCAAGCAGCTGCGAGACGAGAATATCCTCGATATCAGCAAGGGGCGCGTGACGGTGCTTGACGAGGCGAAGCTTGCGGAATTGGCGCAGTTTGACGACCGCTATCTTCACCACGATCCGTCCCTGTAA